One window of Bactrocera tryoni isolate S06 chromosome 2, CSIRO_BtryS06_freeze2, whole genome shotgun sequence genomic DNA carries:
- the LOC120768584 gene encoding proteoglycan 4-like isoform X3, producing the protein MKPTTSKRPHASSRQPRPPDEPQRPPPFRPPPEARPRVHTNATETYQLHAISIDVAGSAARTRPWVPKQPQQHSARKQQTRPGRQPAELEALPRQTPLSTNARKLTTTRRVPVAGELNTETCAIPTAYVETTPVCPKAQPTDDATPAQTTTTAHVETTPKAQPTDEETATQTTTTAHVETTSVRPKAPTTATTSPLAGTSTRPTPPITAAEKATPASEIPAFLEGLTMTRQHFIKRSKRTLFYRGRRLALQRLEGEQVLVRYGSGRCVLHLYD; encoded by the exons ATGAAACCGACAACCAGCAAAAGGCCGCATGCATCGAGCCGCCAACCACGGCCGCCGGACGAGCCGCAAAGGCCGCCACCTTTCCGGCCACCCCCGGAAGCACGACCTCGGGTGCACACGAATGCAACCGAGACATACCAGTTGCACGCAATCAGCATAGATGTCGCAGGGTCAGCTGCCCGAACTCGCCCGTGGGTACCCAAGCAGCCGCAGCAGCACAGCGCCCGCAAACAGCAAACGCGGCCGGGCAGACAGCCCGCAGAATTAGAAGCACTGCCGCGACAGACGCCGCTTAGCACAAACGCCCGTAAACTGACGACCACCAGACGAGTCCCAGTGGCCGGGGAATTAAACACCGAAACCTGTGCCATCCCCACGGCCTACGTCGAGACGACACCTGTTTGCCCAAAGGCCCAACCGACCGACGATGCAACGCCCGCCCAAACGACCACCACGGCACACGTCGAGACGACACCAAAGGCCCAACCGACCGACGAG GAGACGGCTACCCAGACGACCACTACGGCACACGTCGAAACGACGTCGGTTCGCCCAAAGGCTCCAACAACGGCGACAACAAGCCCCTTGGCCGGGACCAGCACACGACCAACCCCGCCTATCACGGCGGCCGAAAAAGCGACACCGGCAAGCGAGATTCCAGCGTTCTTGGAAGGGCTGACCATGACACGGCAGCATTTTATCAAGCGCTCGAAACGAACGCTATTTTACCGAGGCCGACGGTTGGCCCTACAGAGACTAGAAGGCGAGCAGGTATTGGTGCGGTACGGCAGTGGACGTTGCGTCCTACATTTATATGACTGA
- the LOC120768584 gene encoding proteoglycan 4-like isoform X2, whose amino-acid sequence MKPTTSKRPHASSRQPRPPDEPQRPPPFRPPPEARPRVHTNATETYQLHAISIDVAGSAARTRPWVPKQPQQHSARKQQTRPGRQPAELEALPRQTPLSTNARKLTTTRRVPVAGELNTETCAIPTAYVETTPVCPKAQPTDDATPAQTTTTAHVETTPKAQPTDEETATQTTTTAHVETTSVRPKAPTTATTSPLAGTSTRPTPPITAAEKATPASEIPAFLEGLTMTRQHFIKRSKRTLFYRGRRLALQRLEGEQVLVRYGSGRCVLHLYD is encoded by the exons ATGAAACCGACAACCAGCAAAAGGCCGCATGCATCGAGCCGCCAACCACGGCCGCCGGACGAGCCGCAAAGGCCGCCACCTTTCCGGCCACCCCCGGAAGCACGACCTCGGGTGCACACGAATGCAACCGAGACATACCAGTTGCACGCAATCAGCATAGATGTCGCAGGGTCAGCTGCCCGAACTCGCCCGTGGGTACCCAAGCAGCCGCAGCAGCACAGCGCCCGCAAACAGCAAACGCGGCCGGGCAGACAGCCCGCAGAATTAGAAGCACTGCCGCGACAGACGCCGCTTAGCACAAACGCCCGTAAACTGACGACCACCAGACGAGTCCCAGTGGCCGGGGAATTAAACACCGAAACCTGTGCCATCCCCACGGCCTACGTCGAGACGACACCTGTTTGCCCAAAGGCCCAACCGACCGACGATGCAACGCCCGCCCAAACGACCACCACGGCACACGTCGAGACGACACCAAAGGCCCAACCGACCGACGAGGAGACGGCTACCCAGACGAC CACTACGGCACACGTCGAAACGACGTCGGTTCGCCCAAAGGCTCCAACAACGGCGACAACAAGCCCCTTGGCCGGGACCAGCACACGACCAACCCCGCCTATCACGGCGGCCGAAAAAGCGACACCGGCAAGCGAGATTCCAGCGTTCTTGGAAGGGCTGACCATGACACGGCAGCATTTTATCAAGCGCTCGAAACGAACGCTATTTTACCGAGGCCGACGGTTGGCCCTACAGAGACTAGAAGGCGAGCAGGTATTGGTGCGGTACGGCAGTGGACGTTGCGTCCTACATTTATATGACTGA
- the LOC120768584 gene encoding proteoglycan 4-like isoform X1 — translation MKPTTSKRPHASSRQPRPPDEPQRPPPFRPPPEARPRVHTNATETYQLHAISIDVAGSAARTRPWVPKQPQQHSARKQQTRPGRQPAELEALPRQTPLSTNARKLTTTRRVPVAGELNTETCAIPTAYVETTPVCPKAQPTDDATPAQTTTTAHVETTPKAQPTDEETATQTTTTAHVETTPKAQPTDEETATQTTTTAHVETTSVRPKAPTTATTSPLAGTSTRPTPPITAAEKATPASEIPAFLEGLTMTRQHFIKRSKRTLFYRGRRLALQRLEGEQVLVRYGSGRCVLHLYD, via the coding sequence ATGAAACCGACAACCAGCAAAAGGCCGCATGCATCGAGCCGCCAACCACGGCCGCCGGACGAGCCGCAAAGGCCGCCACCTTTCCGGCCACCCCCGGAAGCACGACCTCGGGTGCACACGAATGCAACCGAGACATACCAGTTGCACGCAATCAGCATAGATGTCGCAGGGTCAGCTGCCCGAACTCGCCCGTGGGTACCCAAGCAGCCGCAGCAGCACAGCGCCCGCAAACAGCAAACGCGGCCGGGCAGACAGCCCGCAGAATTAGAAGCACTGCCGCGACAGACGCCGCTTAGCACAAACGCCCGTAAACTGACGACCACCAGACGAGTCCCAGTGGCCGGGGAATTAAACACCGAAACCTGTGCCATCCCCACGGCCTACGTCGAGACGACACCTGTTTGCCCAAAGGCCCAACCGACCGACGATGCAACGCCCGCCCAAACGACCACCACGGCACACGTCGAGACGACACCAAAGGCCCAACCGACCGACGAGGAGACGGCTACCCAGACGACCACTACGGCACACGTCGAGACGACACCAAAGGCCCAACCGACCGACGAGGAGACGGCTACCCAGACGACCACTACGGCACACGTCGAAACGACGTCGGTTCGCCCAAAGGCTCCAACAACGGCGACAACAAGCCCCTTGGCCGGGACCAGCACACGACCAACCCCGCCTATCACGGCGGCCGAAAAAGCGACACCGGCAAGCGAGATTCCAGCGTTCTTGGAAGGGCTGACCATGACACGGCAGCATTTTATCAAGCGCTCGAAACGAACGCTATTTTACCGAGGCCGACGGTTGGCCCTACAGAGACTAGAAGGCGAGCAGGTATTGGTGCGGTACGGCAGTGGACGTTGCGTCCTACATTTATATGACTGA